The Arachis duranensis cultivar V14167 chromosome 2, aradu.V14167.gnm2.J7QH, whole genome shotgun sequence genome has a window encoding:
- the LOC127744808 gene encoding uncharacterized protein LOC127744808, with protein MDGGTEILKHEPDHEEAEVEPIMELPNGLLDEEETIESKSVKRDKDMERMMELPVGFLDQEGTIESELVKHVKAETVPPAVEEECSVAAKDTQPEPKQQMEEQEEVQSSEESSGWVKVEISKEEELKNRTH; from the coding sequence ATGGATGGTGGAACAGAAATTTTAAAGCATGAACCAGATCATGAAGAGGCGGAAGTAGAACCTATTATGGAGCTTCCAAATGGATTGCTTGATGAAGAAGAAACAATAGAGTCCAAATCTGTGAAGCGTGATAAAGATATGGAACGTATGATGGAGCTTCCGGTGGGGTTTCTTGATCAAGAAGGAACAATAGAATCCGAACTTGTGAAGCATGTTAAGGCTGAAACAGTTCCACCCGCTGTAGAAGAGGAATGTAGTGTTGCTGCAAAAGACACTCAACCAGAGCCCAAACAGCAGATGGAAGAGCAGGAAGAGGTTCAATCTTCTGAGGAATCATCAGGCTGGGTGAAGGTTGAGATCTCGAAAGAAGAGGAACTCAAAAACAGAACGCATTGA